In Bacillus horti, a single genomic region encodes these proteins:
- a CDS encoding DUF4097 family beta strand repeat-containing protein, which yields MRDSNLIKLAFVLVGAGLIGLFLTFGLGFSDLNDDIEFEKQWEFSADSFNEISILSSYMVDVQFVPSTNERSTIHIEGKAAEEVVSKIGQTVINGQTLVLDLKKDRFQLDLLFNLEWLSKQTVTIALAEGTTLQSLYTETGSNRITIRNADVQKAEVRTSSGSIHVNGLKAQDNIRLHASSGAIRAEQLTGSEIELRTSSGSIHLDSVEGNSISVESSSGAIKATEVQGDTAFRSSSGSINLEHSGGTLQTSSSSGSVRVTQSDVSETSVSTTSGSVRLTVPRSFNGYYEARSNSGTMRVPESKRQSEQYINVQTSSGSIRIIEN from the coding sequence ATGAGGGATAGTAACTTAATTAAGCTTGCTTTTGTACTTGTTGGAGCTGGATTAATTGGCTTGTTTCTCACCTTTGGATTAGGATTTAGCGATCTTAATGATGATATCGAGTTTGAAAAGCAATGGGAATTTAGTGCTGATTCCTTCAATGAAATTAGTATTCTAAGTAGCTATATGGTCGATGTTCAATTTGTCCCTAGCACAAATGAAAGAAGCACCATTCATATTGAAGGGAAAGCGGCAGAAGAAGTTGTCAGTAAGATTGGGCAAACAGTAATTAATGGTCAAACCCTTGTCCTAGATCTTAAAAAGGATCGCTTTCAGCTAGATCTATTATTTAATTTAGAGTGGTTGTCTAAGCAAACGGTAACGATTGCTTTAGCAGAAGGAACGACCCTACAGTCGCTTTACACAGAAACGGGGAGCAATCGAATAACTATTCGTAATGCGGATGTACAAAAGGCAGAGGTTAGAACCAGCTCTGGAAGTATTCATGTCAATGGATTGAAAGCACAGGATAATATTCGATTACATGCTAGCTCTGGTGCTATTCGTGCGGAGCAGTTAACAGGTTCAGAAATAGAGCTACGTACTTCTTCCGGGAGCATTCATTTAGATAGTGTGGAAGGAAACAGTATTTCCGTTGAAAGTAGCTCAGGTGCTATTAAAGCTACAGAAGTACAGGGTGACACAGCATTTCGTTCGTCGTCAGGAAGCATTAACTTAGAGCATTCAGGTGGAACTCTTCAAACATCAAGTTCATCAGGGAGTGTTCGGGTGACTCAATCAGACGTATCGGAAACGAGTGTTTCTACGACCTCTGGCTCTGTAAGACTTACCGTTCCTAGAAGCTTTAATGGTTATTATGAGGCTCGTTCCAATTCAGGAACTATGCGTGTTCCGGAATCAAAGAGGCAATCTGAGCAGTATATCAATGTGCAGACATCCTCTGGTAGTATACGAATCATAGAGAATTAG
- a CDS encoding PadR family transcriptional regulator, with amino-acid sequence MNVNIQFKKGALELCVLYLIHKQDQYGYELAQQVSSYIEVAEGALYPLLRRLVKEGYCSTYLKESNEGPPRKYFKITNKGDEYLTVLLKEWENFVSGVTRLIEGGE; translated from the coding sequence ATGAATGTAAATATTCAATTCAAAAAAGGAGCCTTAGAGCTTTGTGTGCTCTACCTTATCCACAAACAGGATCAATATGGCTATGAACTTGCTCAGCAGGTATCTTCTTACATCGAAGTCGCCGAAGGTGCTCTATATCCCTTACTTCGCAGACTCGTCAAGGAAGGGTATTGCTCCACTTACCTAAAGGAATCTAACGAAGGGCCACCAAGAAAATACTTCAAAATAACAAATAAAGGTGATGAGTATTTAACTGTCCTACTAAAAGAATGGGAGAATTTTGTATCTGGAGTAACCAGATTAATTGAAGGAGGAGAATAG
- a CDS encoding ABC transporter ATP-binding protein, translating to MLRKLWEYYRPYKALLGLDLFSSLMVALLSLSVPLFTRHLINDVIPMGDWSAILQLCLILLALYVALLLFEFSVDYFGHILGINMIYDMRKKLFRHIHTLSFDYFDRTKKGEIMSRVMHDLEEIPEVAHHVPEDFFLSIVRITGAFALLCYINVKLTLLVFSILPFMLIFMFIYNKVLGRRFKYMQENLADVNARLEDSLSGAKIVKSFTNEEQENIKFDEGNRKYRALWKFTHFHLGVFSAGVQFFSNLGMWITLAAGGYFIVQQEINIGDLVAYMMYITLLLQPLQVLIRFIEMYQKGKAGFNRFSALLTTKPTIISSPEAYDLPTVKGDIELNNVTFSYEADKEIIQNITLRIYAGETIAIVGPSGAGKSTLCQLIPRFYDLDEGEIRIDGHPITKVSLESLRKQIGMVQQDIFLFSGTIKENIAYGNLKSTDEDIIRAAQAAHAHEFIQSLSDGYNTYIGERGAKLSGGQKQRISIARMFLKNPPILILDEATSALDNKSERMIKKALEELSQGRTTIIIAHRLDTIKKADRIIVLTEEGIAEQGTHHQLLQKRGAYYQLYEDSQEVELLT from the coding sequence ATGCTTAGAAAACTTTGGGAGTATTATCGCCCTTACAAAGCCCTTTTAGGGTTAGATTTGTTTAGTTCACTTATGGTTGCCCTCCTCTCGCTTTCCGTTCCGTTGTTCACTCGTCATCTTATTAACGATGTGATACCAATGGGAGACTGGTCAGCCATATTACAGCTTTGCTTAATCTTACTAGCTCTATATGTAGCTCTACTTCTATTTGAATTTAGCGTGGATTACTTCGGTCATATTCTAGGAATAAACATGATTTACGATATGCGAAAAAAGCTATTCAGACATATTCACACTCTTTCCTTTGATTATTTTGATCGCACAAAAAAAGGAGAGATTATGTCTCGAGTCATGCACGACCTAGAGGAGATTCCAGAAGTAGCTCATCATGTACCAGAGGATTTCTTTTTATCCATTGTAAGGATTACTGGTGCTTTTGCTTTGCTATGCTACATCAACGTGAAGCTTACTCTACTAGTGTTCAGTATCCTACCATTTATGCTCATCTTTATGTTCATCTATAATAAAGTGCTTGGTCGTCGCTTCAAATACATGCAGGAGAACTTAGCCGATGTGAACGCTCGTTTGGAGGATAGCTTGTCCGGAGCAAAAATCGTCAAGTCGTTTACAAACGAAGAGCAGGAGAACATTAAATTTGATGAAGGAAACCGGAAGTACCGTGCTCTATGGAAATTCACTCATTTTCATCTTGGTGTTTTCTCAGCAGGCGTCCAATTTTTCTCTAATCTTGGGATGTGGATTACGCTTGCTGCAGGTGGGTATTTTATCGTTCAGCAGGAGATTAATATTGGTGACTTAGTCGCTTACATGATGTACATTACCCTGCTTCTTCAACCTTTACAGGTGCTCATTCGATTTATTGAAATGTATCAGAAGGGTAAGGCTGGATTTAACCGTTTTTCTGCGCTTCTTACTACCAAGCCTACTATTATTTCAAGCCCTGAAGCGTATGATCTGCCTACAGTAAAAGGAGATATTGAGTTAAATAACGTAACCTTCTCCTATGAAGCTGATAAGGAAATCATTCAGAACATTACTCTTAGAATATATGCAGGGGAAACAATCGCTATTGTTGGACCATCAGGTGCAGGAAAGAGCACACTTTGCCAGCTAATTCCTCGCTTCTATGACCTCGATGAAGGAGAAATTCGAATTGATGGTCATCCCATCACAAAAGTTAGCCTCGAGTCTTTACGGAAGCAGATTGGTATGGTCCAGCAAGATATTTTCTTATTCTCAGGTACGATTAAAGAGAATATTGCCTATGGAAACCTGAAGTCTACAGACGAAGATATTATTCGTGCTGCTCAGGCTGCTCACGCTCATGAGTTTATACAGTCTTTATCTGATGGATACAACACGTATATCGGAGAACGTGGTGCTAAATTATCTGGAGGACAAAAGCAGCGGATATCTATTGCTCGTATGTTCTTGAAGAACCCTCCTATATTAATTCTTGATGAAGCGACGTCTGCGCTAGACAATAAAAGTGAACGAATGATTAAAAAAGCGTTAGAGGAACTGAGTCAAGGACGAACAACGATTATTATAGCTCATCGATTAGATACCATTAAAAAGGCAGATCGGATTATTGTTCTCACAGAGGAAGGGATTGCTGAGCAAGGAACACATCATCAGCTTTTACAAAAACGAGGGGCCTATTACCAGCTTTACGAGGATAGCCAGGAGGTAGAGCTACTTACCTAA
- a CDS encoding DUF1700 domain-containing protein, with protein MNKHEYLAKLKEHLDVLNKFELRELLLDYEAHFDSGVRVGKTEEEIANDLGNPVEVAKEIIAERFEYVDQTPVSERGPVTRTLIIIGLVFLNLCLAIPLGLSIWAVWLSFSFAAAALIASPVLLFIELVFSRNVVIAKIFIAMLSSGLGIFLGLGMRNAYGKLRQLTNAYITWNKNMMGDK; from the coding sequence TTGAACAAACATGAATATTTAGCCAAACTGAAGGAGCATTTAGACGTTCTTAATAAATTTGAGCTTAGAGAGCTGCTTCTTGATTATGAAGCTCATTTTGATTCAGGTGTTCGAGTGGGAAAAACAGAAGAGGAAATTGCCAATGACTTAGGCAATCCTGTTGAGGTAGCGAAGGAAATCATTGCTGAACGCTTTGAGTATGTTGATCAGACACCTGTCAGCGAAAGAGGACCTGTCACGAGAACACTTATCATAATTGGTCTTGTATTCTTAAATCTATGCCTAGCTATTCCACTAGGCTTATCTATATGGGCTGTTTGGCTTTCATTCAGCTTTGCTGCTGCCGCCCTGATTGCGTCACCAGTCCTTTTGTTTATAGAGCTTGTTTTTTCAAGGAACGTTGTGATTGCTAAAATCTTTATAGCCATGCTCTCTTCTGGATTAGGAATCTTTCTAGGACTAGGGATGAGAAATGCCTATGGAAAATTACGACAGCTAACAAATGCTTATATCACTTGGAATAAAAATATGATGGGGGATAAATAA